A portion of the Peptococcaceae bacterium genome contains these proteins:
- a CDS encoding glycerate kinase, producing the protein MKRVIIAPDSFKESMTAVQAANKIKEGFTRVFPELETVLVPMSDGGEGFTETMAAATGGRIHKCMATGPLGAPVEACYGLLGDGKTAVLEMATAAGLALVPPEKRNPLFTTTYGVGELILHAVDAGAAVVIVGIGGSSTNDGGAGMAQALGAKLLTEDGREIERGAAGLQKLHRIDTGDFRIDLNKVKVLIAADVDNPLCGPRGASYVYAKQKGATPDMIPVLDQALFHYAGIVERDLGVDIKEIPGAGAAGGLGGGMAAFLDAEIKSGVEIALEMVKMEELLKKDVDLVITGEGQINRQTVYGKVPVGVARLAKKYQVPVIALVGSVGEGAEEVLNNGIDAYFSIVPRPLTLKEALEEGGAFLADQAEQVARVLRLKGM; encoded by the coding sequence ATGAAAAGGGTAATTATTGCACCCGACTCTTTTAAGGAAAGCATGACTGCCGTGCAGGCGGCAAATAAGATTAAGGAGGGTTTTACAAGAGTCTTTCCGGAGCTGGAAACAGTACTTGTGCCGATGTCGGACGGCGGAGAGGGTTTTACTGAAACCATGGCGGCGGCGACAGGAGGCCGTATCCACAAGTGCATGGCAACGGGGCCTCTGGGCGCGCCCGTGGAGGCGTGTTATGGACTGCTGGGCGACGGCAAGACGGCGGTGCTGGAGATGGCCACAGCCGCCGGGTTGGCGCTTGTTCCGCCGGAAAAAAGAAACCCGCTGTTCACGACGACTTACGGGGTTGGGGAGTTGATACTTCATGCTGTTGATGCGGGAGCTGCGGTGGTGATCGTCGGCATTGGCGGCAGTTCGACCAATGACGGCGGCGCCGGTATGGCGCAGGCGCTCGGGGCGAAACTTTTGACGGAAGATGGCCGCGAAATCGAGCGCGGCGCGGCCGGGCTCCAAAAGCTGCACCGGATTGACACGGGAGATTTTCGTATTGATTTGAATAAGGTGAAAGTATTGATTGCTGCCGATGTGGACAATCCGCTGTGCGGTCCAAGGGGAGCGTCTTATGTATATGCCAAGCAAAAGGGAGCAACGCCGGACATGATACCTGTGCTGGACCAGGCTTTGTTCCATTATGCGGGGATTGTGGAGCGGGATCTTGGTGTAGACATTAAGGAAATACCCGGGGCGGGAGCAGCCGGCGGGCTCGGCGGGGGAATGGCGGCTTTTTTGGACGCCGAAATCAAGTCAGGGGTGGAAATCGCTTTGGAAATGGTTAAAATGGAAGAGCTGCTTAAAAAGGACGTGGACCTGGTTATAACCGGCGAAGGGCAAATAAACCGCCAGACCGTTTACGGCAAGGTGCCTGTCGGGGTGGCCAGGCTGGCCAAAAAATACCAGGTCCCTGTTATTGCCTTGGTGGGTTCTGTTGGTGAAGGGGCGGAAGAAGTATTGAACAACGGGATTGACGCATATTTCAGCATCGTTCCCCGCCCCTTGACCCTGAAGGAAGCCCTGGAAGAAGGGGGAGCTTTTCTGGCCGATCAGGCTGAACAGGTTGCCCGTGTGCTCAGATTAAAGGGAATGTGA
- a CDS encoding 4Fe-4S binding protein, which translates to MAKNWYPVIDYSLCSECMICVNYCTHGVYDKEKSLPSVINPDGCVDGCRGCQKKCPQGAISYFGDTGERKVPACCCS; encoded by the coding sequence ATGGCAAAAAACTGGTACCCCGTTATAGACTATTCCCTTTGCAGTGAGTGTATGATATGCGTAAACTACTGCACTCACGGCGTCTACGACAAGGAAAAGAGCCTGCCCTCCGTTATTAACCCGGACGGTTGCGTCGACGGCTGCAGGGGCTGCCAGAAAAAGTGCCCCCAAGGAGCTATCAGCTATTTCGGCGACACGGGCGAAAGGAAAGTCCCGGCATGCTGCTGCTCTTAA
- a CDS encoding TSUP family transporter → MIGFLTGIIGLGGGYALVPSYLYLFKAPMRLAIGTSMASFIWMALVGAGFKLYEQVVNIPVAVTLGIGAAIGAVYGARLVAKFKPATLKTFFGALFLYVSLKYILIFFGIFI, encoded by the coding sequence GTGATTGGTTTTTTAACCGGTATTATCGGGTTAGGCGGCGGGTATGCTTTAGTGCCATCGTATCTCTATTTGTTTAAGGCGCCTATGAGATTAGCCATAGGAACGTCAATGGCCTCGTTTATTTGGATGGCGCTGGTTGGCGCTGGTTTTAAGCTTTATGAGCAAGTGGTGAATATCCCCGTAGCTGTTACTCTAGGTATTGGCGCGGCCATCGGCGCCGTATACGGCGCCAGGCTCGTCGCAAAATTCAAGCCGGCTACGCTGAAGACCTTTTTCGGGGCTTTGTTCTTGTATGTTTCGCTAAAATACATTTTAATTTTCTTTGGCATTTTCATTTAA
- a CDS encoding selenium metabolism-associated LysR family transcriptional regulator, producing MDFRQIEAFLHVSRLKSFSKAGDALYLTQPTISAHINSLESELGVKLFDRSSKDITLTRAGEIFYDYAVDMINTRDTAVFSLNDYTRRIEGRLEVASSTIPAQYLLPGVIKAFSQKHANVKYSLVQMDTREVLERILEKEFEIGVVGSRPDGDKMVCRLLCEDELVLIAPSDDSVFSGKRSGTLSMQEIEREPFIMRESGSGTRKEFEKALQNKGYDPGRLKTIAQANSTEAVIQAVRQGVGVSVVSSLSISDYVNLGLIRAFRIKDLELKRAFYMVTVKNRPLSPVVQAFKEFLTSYFQGKTAGNLQKAAGEKKKT from the coding sequence ATGGATTTCCGGCAGATTGAAGCATTCCTTCATGTATCCAGGCTGAAGAGCTTCTCGAAAGCGGGCGATGCGCTGTATTTGACCCAGCCGACCATAAGCGCGCATATCAATTCCCTGGAAAGCGAACTGGGAGTAAAACTGTTCGACAGGTCCAGCAAAGATATCACGCTTACCAGGGCCGGGGAAATATTCTACGATTACGCTGTTGATATGATCAATACACGGGATACGGCCGTATTCTCACTAAACGACTATACCCGGCGGATCGAAGGGCGGCTGGAGGTCGCTTCGTCGACCATCCCGGCGCAGTATTTGCTGCCCGGGGTCATTAAAGCTTTCTCCCAAAAGCACGCAAATGTTAAGTACTCCTTGGTCCAGATGGACACAAGAGAGGTTTTGGAGAGGATTCTGGAGAAGGAATTTGAAATCGGCGTGGTGGGGTCCCGGCCGGATGGAGACAAAATGGTTTGCCGCCTGTTGTGCGAGGATGAACTGGTCCTTATCGCCCCCAGCGATGACAGCGTGTTCAGCGGCAAACGCTCGGGGACGCTCTCGATGCAGGAAATCGAGAGAGAGCCTTTTATTATGCGGGAGTCTGGCTCGGGGACCAGAAAGGAGTTTGAAAAGGCCCTGCAGAACAAGGGATATGACCCCGGGCGGTTAAAAACCATTGCCCAGGCAAACAGCACGGAGGCAGTGATTCAGGCCGTAAGGCAGGGAGTGGGGGTCTCCGTTGTGTCTTCCTTGAGCATATCGGATTATGTGAATCTCGGTTTGATCCGTGCGTTTCGAATAAAGGACCTGGAACTAAAACGGGCGTTTTATATGGTTACGGTTAAAAACAGGCCGCTGTCACCCGTAGTCCAGGCTTTTAAAGAGTTTTTAACGAGTTATTTCCAGGGAAAGACCGCGGGCAATTTGCAAAAGGCGGCTGGAGAAAAGAAAAAAACTTAA
- a CDS encoding aminotransferase class V-fold PLP-dependent enzyme, with amino-acid sequence MSAPRDFIYLDNAATSFPKAPGVVEKMKNYLENVGCNIKRGSYASAFSAEEIVLETREKLCRLFNFPQPDNVVFTLNVTQALNFLIKGLLKPGDHCIVSSMEHNAVMRPLSQVAEMGVQFTRAACDRLGRLDPENITKAFRDNTKAVIIAHASNVCGTILPLEAVGAACRKNGAFFLVDAAQTAGTIEIDFQKSGLDALAFTGHKGLLGPQGTGGFIISDRLVPVLDTLISGGTGSLSDREEVPPFMPDKYEAGTPNIPGLFGLHAALSYLEKEGLESIRQTEFELTAQFLKEAGNLPKARCVGLEDPEGRTAVVSLDFPGKDNSEVAYELSKTYGIMTRSGMHCAPSAHKTLGTYPGGTVRFSFSHFNTRKEIALAIEALHKITKTG; translated from the coding sequence ATGAGCGCGCCCCGTGATTTTATATACCTTGATAACGCGGCCACCAGCTTCCCCAAGGCGCCCGGTGTAGTGGAAAAAATGAAAAACTACCTGGAAAACGTGGGATGTAACATTAAAAGAGGCAGCTATGCCAGCGCATTCTCGGCAGAAGAGATTGTCCTGGAAACCAGGGAAAAACTGTGCCGGCTTTTTAACTTTCCCCAACCGGACAACGTGGTCTTTACTCTGAATGTAACCCAGGCCTTGAATTTCCTGATTAAAGGGCTTCTCAAACCCGGCGACCACTGCATCGTGTCCTCCATGGAACACAACGCGGTTATGCGGCCCCTTTCCCAAGTCGCCGAAATGGGGGTACAGTTCACCAGGGCTGCCTGCGACCGGCTGGGTAGACTGGATCCGGAAAACATAACGAAAGCTTTCCGGGACAATACGAAAGCGGTGATCATAGCGCACGCCTCCAACGTTTGCGGTACCATCCTGCCCCTGGAAGCGGTCGGTGCTGCCTGCCGGAAAAACGGCGCGTTTTTCCTGGTCGATGCCGCCCAGACAGCGGGAACCATTGAGATAGATTTTCAAAAGTCCGGCCTGGACGCACTGGCTTTTACAGGTCATAAAGGACTTTTAGGTCCGCAGGGCACGGGGGGATTTATCATTTCCGACCGTCTTGTTCCTGTCCTGGACACCCTTATCAGCGGCGGCACCGGAAGCCTGTCGGACAGGGAGGAAGTGCCGCCGTTCATGCCGGACAAATACGAAGCCGGGACACCGAACATACCGGGACTGTTCGGTCTCCACGCCGCCTTGAGCTACCTGGAAAAGGAAGGGTTGGAAAGCATCAGGCAAACAGAGTTTGAATTGACGGCCCAGTTCCTTAAAGAAGCCGGGAACTTGCCCAAGGCGCGGTGTGTGGGTCTGGAAGACCCAGAAGGAAGAACGGCCGTAGTATCGCTTGATTTCCCGGGCAAAGACAACAGCGAGGTGGCCTATGAGCTTAGCAAAACTTACGGTATTATGACCCGCTCAGGCATGCACTGCGCCCCTTCTGCTCACAAGACCCTGGGAACCTATCCTGGGGGCACGGTGCGTTTCAGTTTCAGTCATTTCAATACAAGAAAAGAAATTGCCCTTGCCATCGAGGCCTTGCATAAGATAACTAAAACGGGCTAG
- the yedE gene encoding YedE family putative selenium transporter → MDDKRGIVLAGAVIGALAVVLVQAGNAVNYGICIACFIRDTVGALGLHRAEVVQYIRPELLGIGLGAFLTAAVKKEFSPRGGSAPLIRFILGFFVIIGALMFLGCPLRMVLRLAGGDLNAVFGLLGFIAGIVTGIQFLNRGFSLKRTYALSQAEGYVFPGINLVVLALLTATPPFIFFSVKGPGAAHAPLLISLAAGLVVGAAAQRTRLCMVGGIRDAVLFREWHLLLGFLAIFAAALAGNLAVGKFNPGFAGQSIAHTDGLWNFLGMALAGWGSVLLGGCPLRQLILSGEGNIDSVIAVLGMAAGAAFAHNFNLASSTNGPTFNGQVAVIIGFVVVFAVAYFNMDRSPAVKMKGGIKVDSNAG, encoded by the coding sequence TTGGACGATAAAAGAGGGATCGTTTTAGCAGGCGCGGTCATAGGCGCGCTTGCGGTTGTCCTGGTACAGGCGGGCAATGCCGTCAATTACGGGATCTGCATAGCCTGCTTTATTCGCGATACGGTGGGGGCATTGGGGCTCCACAGGGCCGAGGTTGTGCAGTATATCAGGCCGGAACTGCTGGGAATAGGTCTGGGCGCTTTTCTTACGGCCGCAGTCAAGAAGGAATTCTCCCCGCGCGGCGGATCGGCGCCGTTAATACGTTTTATCCTGGGTTTTTTTGTAATCATCGGTGCTTTAATGTTCCTGGGCTGTCCCCTGCGGATGGTCCTCAGGCTTGCCGGGGGAGACCTCAATGCTGTCTTTGGGCTGTTGGGCTTCATCGCCGGCATTGTCACCGGCATCCAGTTCTTGAACAGGGGCTTTAGCCTAAAAAGGACGTATGCGCTTTCCCAAGCGGAAGGGTATGTTTTTCCGGGCATAAACCTGGTCGTCCTTGCATTGCTGACGGCTACGCCTCCGTTTATCTTTTTCAGCGTTAAAGGACCGGGAGCCGCTCATGCGCCGCTTTTGATTTCCCTGGCCGCCGGTCTGGTTGTGGGGGCTGCCGCGCAAAGAACAAGGCTTTGCATGGTCGGCGGGATCAGGGACGCTGTTCTTTTCCGTGAATGGCATCTTCTCCTGGGCTTCCTGGCCATATTCGCCGCCGCTTTGGCTGGCAACCTGGCGGTGGGCAAGTTCAACCCCGGCTTTGCGGGGCAATCCATCGCCCATACAGACGGCCTGTGGAATTTTCTGGGCATGGCTTTGGCCGGTTGGGGGTCTGTCCTGCTGGGCGGCTGCCCGTTGAGACAGCTCATCTTGTCCGGGGAAGGGAACATCGACTCCGTGATTGCCGTGCTGGGCATGGCGGCAGGAGCGGCCTTCGCCCACAATTTCAACCTGGCTTCTTCGACCAACGGGCCCACCTTTAATGGGCAGGTGGCCGTAATCATTGGCTTTGTGGTGGTGTTTGCCGTCGCTTATTTCAATATGGACAGAAGCCCGGCGGTAAAAATGAAGGGAGGAATAAAAGTTGACTCTAATGCAGGTTGA
- a CDS encoding sulfurtransferase TusA family protein encodes MQVDARGMSCPEPLLMTKKAMGESPAGFQVIVDNNTARENVSRFARGNGYRVKVEQDGNDYVLTITRE; translated from the coding sequence ATGCAGGTTGACGCAAGAGGTATGTCCTGCCCGGAACCGTTATTGATGACCAAAAAGGCTATGGGCGAATCGCCGGCAGGTTTCCAGGTCATTGTGGACAATAATACGGCCCGGGAGAATGTCAGCAGGTTCGCCCGAGGGAACGGCTACCGGGTTAAGGTGGAACAGGACGGCAACGATTATGTTTTGACGATAACCAGGGAATAG
- a CDS encoding DUF3343 domain-containing protein has protein sequence MEYLATFHTHSGALKYCRYLQGKGIAAETMPVPRRFSSNCGIGVKFRLDGDINDFISEDIERLFQIDQPEARQIYSSLE, from the coding sequence ATGGAATACCTGGCCACCTTTCACACCCACTCCGGGGCGTTGAAATATTGCCGGTACCTGCAGGGGAAAGGGATTGCGGCTGAAACCATGCCCGTGCCCCGCAGGTTCAGCTCCAACTGCGGCATTGGGGTCAAATTCCGGTTGGACGGCGATATAAACGATTTCATCAGCGAGGACATCGAAAGACTTTTCCAAATAGACCAGCCTGAAGCCAGGCAGATTTACAGCAGCCTGGAATGA
- a CDS encoding ATPase P: MLEVDIPGLGRQNFEILVLDYNGTLALDGMLLQSTREALTALSDLLEIHILTSDTFGTVQEQCKLLPVTVHVLKSGNHAEEKAQYLNRFAPQKIVAIGNGANDRLLIEKSHLGIVVMGPEGCSARTLQQADVVVSHIDAALGLLLNPKRLAATLRC, translated from the coding sequence ATGCTCGAAGTCGACATACCCGGCTTGGGACGGCAAAACTTTGAAATTCTCGTGCTTGATTACAATGGGACGCTGGCCCTGGATGGAATGCTTCTCCAGTCCACCCGCGAAGCTTTAACCGCCCTGTCAGACCTTCTTGAAATCCACATCCTGACCTCCGATACCTTTGGAACCGTTCAGGAACAATGCAAACTCCTGCCGGTCACTGTGCACGTCCTGAAAAGCGGCAACCATGCCGAAGAAAAAGCGCAATACCTAAACAGATTCGCCCCCCAAAAAATTGTGGCGATAGGCAACGGTGCAAACGACAGGCTGTTGATCGAGAAATCCCACCTGGGCATCGTGGTCATGGGGCCGGAAGGATGTTCCGCCCGAACGCTCCAGCAGGCGGATGTCGTCGTCAGCCACATTGACGCTGCGCTGGGTTTGCTGTTAAACCCCAAAAGACTGGCCGCCACTTTAAGATGTTAG
- a CDS encoding MFS transporter gives MSGAQEESRVKKPLKFVLLLGVVSLFADMTYEGARSIIGPYLAVLGASGAAVGVIAGLGELLGYGVRLLSGYISDRTGKYWFITFFGYFLNLFAVPMLALAGRWETAAILMMAERIGKAVRVPPRDTMLSHATKEIGRGWGFGLHEALDQTGAMLGPLIVSLVMVINGRYESGFAVLAVPAVLAISVLATARLLYPNPRDFEKSIDKIEYSRFPKKYWFYLLAVAFIAFGYVDYPLIAFHFKKISMAADNLIPIFYAVAMGVDALAALILGRLFDRYGLAVLIVAAAFSMFFAPLVFGGSFYFALIGMVLWGIGMGAQESIMRAVIAEMIPLNKRGSAYGLFNAGYGLFWFMGSALLGIVYDISIPALIAVSVLAQLAALPLLIKIIKLNE, from the coding sequence ATGTCCGGCGCGCAGGAAGAAAGCAGAGTCAAAAAGCCCCTCAAATTCGTTTTATTATTAGGCGTGGTTAGTTTATTTGCCGATATGACCTACGAGGGAGCCCGCAGCATTATCGGCCCCTACCTTGCCGTTTTGGGAGCAAGCGGCGCAGCGGTTGGCGTCATCGCCGGGCTGGGCGAATTATTGGGCTACGGCGTGAGACTGCTGTCTGGATATATAAGCGACAGAACGGGAAAGTACTGGTTCATCACGTTTTTCGGTTATTTTTTAAACTTGTTCGCTGTTCCAATGTTGGCTTTAGCCGGAAGATGGGAAACTGCCGCCATTCTGATGATGGCTGAAAGAATAGGCAAAGCGGTCCGCGTTCCACCCCGTGACACCATGCTCTCCCATGCCACAAAAGAAATCGGCAGGGGATGGGGATTCGGGCTGCATGAAGCCCTTGACCAAACTGGAGCAATGTTAGGACCTTTAATTGTCTCTTTGGTTATGGTTATCAACGGCCGGTACGAGAGCGGTTTTGCCGTGCTCGCCGTCCCCGCTGTTTTGGCAATCAGTGTACTTGCAACGGCAAGGCTCCTGTACCCAAATCCCCGTGATTTTGAAAAGTCGATTGATAAAATTGAATACAGCCGTTTCCCGAAAAAGTACTGGTTTTATCTTCTGGCAGTTGCTTTCATCGCTTTTGGATATGTGGATTATCCATTGATTGCCTTTCATTTCAAAAAAATCTCAATGGCGGCTGATAATCTGATTCCCATTTTTTACGCTGTGGCCATGGGCGTTGACGCCCTGGCGGCCCTGATCTTGGGCCGTTTGTTCGACCGGTATGGGCTTGCGGTTTTGATCGTCGCGGCGGCCTTCTCCATGTTTTTTGCCCCGCTGGTGTTTGGGGGAAGTTTCTATTTCGCTCTTATCGGAATGGTCTTGTGGGGAATTGGTATGGGCGCCCAGGAGTCGATCATGAGAGCGGTTATAGCGGAAATGATTCCCTTGAACAAACGAGGCTCGGCATACGGCCTGTTTAACGCCGGGTACGGGCTTTTTTGGTTTATGGGAAGCGCTTTGCTGGGGATCGTTTATGATATTTCGATACCAGCTTTGATAGCGGTATCCGTTTTAGCCCAGCTGGCTGCCCTACCGCTGCTTATCAAGATTATTAAGCTGAACGAATAG
- a CDS encoding dynamin family protein — translation MLSSNIESAEKLLSKLEELRELCGPGDSPVLIKQIEETIERLKEKKFVLVVVGQFKRGKSTLINALLGQELLPSAVVPLTSIVTEVSFGEREQAVIHFQNGSPVVTEIDDLGNYITEKGNPFNKKKVTKAEVKIKADFLRNGIVLVDTPGIGSTFVHNTDEAYAYLPMADAVVFVLSADPPISQAEREYLHEITKHVRTVFFVLNKIDALDADETEEACSFNKNIVREITGKDVEFYSLSAKRALKAKQKGCAGEYKESGLMSFEERLKEFFYAQKAHESLAAAAKRTAGIIDQLCYHRSLELSTARLSLEKLQEKQRIFLDKLHQINRLKEDNDILLKAETTKLIKIIQEDLENTNAPLIADTKEIIKAHYQRVARLPVLQEYNELNTVAQKNIAEFYDGWRSDEERKIQDIYGKMLQRYTQAVNQAIEEIHSLVRELFEVRIDIDSDIKPIVPSLDFYYKFTEKVELMNLSLLALASLLPKFIVRPSFRKRNLENIEWDVDRTCGRLQADYSERVMKSVQAYTRQLGEQYETVLAAIRSIIERVVKLKEKTEKEQGEHMRKCEADVEKLESIKKQLLR, via the coding sequence ATGTTGTCTAGTAACATTGAAAGCGCGGAAAAACTGTTGTCAAAACTGGAAGAGCTCAGGGAGCTTTGCGGTCCCGGCGACTCTCCCGTGCTGATCAAACAAATTGAAGAAACGATAGAAAGATTAAAGGAAAAGAAATTCGTGCTGGTGGTTGTTGGACAGTTTAAACGGGGCAAATCCACCTTGATCAACGCTTTGTTAGGCCAAGAACTGCTGCCCAGCGCCGTTGTCCCCCTCACGTCCATTGTTACGGAAGTTTCTTTCGGGGAGCGGGAGCAGGCCGTCATACATTTTCAAAATGGTTCGCCTGTGGTAACGGAAATAGATGATTTAGGCAATTATATTACGGAAAAGGGGAATCCTTTTAACAAAAAGAAGGTGACCAAAGCCGAAGTTAAGATTAAGGCCGATTTTTTGCGGAACGGGATCGTGCTCGTTGACACCCCGGGGATCGGGTCGACTTTTGTGCATAATACGGATGAGGCTTACGCATATCTTCCAATGGCTGATGCCGTGGTCTTCGTTTTGTCCGCCGACCCGCCCATCAGCCAGGCGGAACGTGAATATTTGCATGAGATAACCAAACATGTGCGCACTGTTTTCTTTGTCTTAAACAAGATTGATGCTCTTGACGCGGACGAAACCGAGGAAGCTTGTTCCTTCAACAAGAATATTGTCCGGGAAATTACCGGAAAGGACGTGGAGTTTTATTCGCTTTCCGCCAAACGCGCCCTTAAAGCAAAACAAAAGGGGTGTGCTGGCGAGTATAAGGAAAGTGGATTAATGAGTTTTGAAGAGCGTTTAAAGGAGTTCTTTTACGCCCAAAAGGCGCATGAATCGCTGGCGGCGGCTGCCAAAAGGACGGCTGGCATCATTGACCAGCTGTGTTATCACCGCTCGCTGGAACTCAGCACTGCACGCCTGTCCCTGGAAAAACTGCAGGAAAAACAACGAATATTTCTGGACAAACTGCACCAGATCAACCGCCTGAAAGAAGACAACGACATCCTCCTCAAGGCCGAGACCACTAAATTGATAAAAATAATCCAGGAAGACCTGGAAAACACAAACGCTCCTCTTATTGCCGACACGAAAGAGATTATCAAGGCCCATTACCAGCGAGTGGCGCGCTTGCCTGTCCTGCAAGAGTACAACGAATTAAATACTGTCGCCCAAAAAAACATTGCGGAATTCTATGACGGCTGGAGGAGCGATGAGGAAAGAAAAATTCAAGATATTTACGGGAAAATGCTCCAGCGATACACGCAAGCGGTAAACCAGGCAATTGAAGAAATTCACAGCCTTGTAAGGGAGCTTTTCGAAGTCCGGATCGATATTGACAGCGATATAAAGCCCATTGTCCCTTCACTGGACTTTTATTATAAATTTACAGAGAAAGTCGAGTTAATGAATTTGTCCTTGCTGGCTCTTGCTTCACTGCTGCCGAAATTTATTGTCCGCCCTTCTTTTCGCAAACGGAACCTGGAAAATATCGAATGGGATGTGGACCGCACCTGTGGCCGGCTTCAGGCGGACTATTCGGAAAGGGTCATGAAAAGCGTCCAGGCATATACCAGGCAGCTGGGCGAACAGTATGAAACCGTTCTGGCCGCCATTCGCAGCATTATTGAGCGGGTTGTGAAACTCAAAGAAAAAACGGAGAAGGAACAAGGAGAACATATGAGGAAATGCGAGGCGGATGTGGAGAAACTAGAAAGTATTAAGAAACAATTGTTACGGTGA
- a CDS encoding cation:proton antiporter — MKRRYELIEHNYLVAAQWLFCALVASLISIRVGISVALIEIMVGIMAGNIIQLEITEWVNFLAGFGAVILTFMAGAEIEPRTLKEHFWESIIIGTLAFLLPFLVCMAGAYYVFHWDPNASKIAGIALSTTSVAVVYAVMIESGLSSTSLGQAILAACFVNDLGTVLALGLLFTGFTMKLLMFSIVLVVTVLVSTPLASRIFQKYSGKVSEPEIKFIFFVLALLAYAALYGGSEAVLPAYILGMVMAGFFTMYKATLHKIRAIIFTAFTPFYFIKAGILVSFNALVATAGAILVYLLFKTLAKFIGVLPTTKYFGYGKRRGIYTTLLMSTGLTFGTISSLYGYTHHYITRDQYSVLVAAVILSAVVPTLIAQKFFYPMPNGNDNVD, encoded by the coding sequence TTGAAACGGAGGTATGAATTGATAGAGCACAATTACCTGGTAGCCGCGCAATGGTTGTTCTGCGCTCTTGTTGCCAGTCTAATTTCCATTCGCGTCGGCATTTCGGTGGCTTTGATCGAAATAATGGTGGGAATAATGGCAGGGAATATTATCCAGCTAGAAATTACTGAATGGGTAAATTTTCTGGCCGGGTTTGGAGCCGTTATTTTGACTTTTATGGCGGGGGCTGAAATTGAACCGAGGACATTGAAAGAACACTTCTGGGAGAGCATCATCATCGGAACATTGGCTTTTCTATTACCCTTTTTAGTCTGCATGGCAGGAGCATATTATGTGTTTCACTGGGACCCGAATGCTTCCAAGATTGCCGGCATCGCTTTATCGACAACTTCCGTGGCGGTTGTGTATGCTGTCATGATTGAGAGCGGGCTGTCATCAACTTCGCTTGGGCAGGCTATACTAGCCGCTTGCTTTGTCAATGACCTTGGCACTGTTTTGGCGCTTGGTTTGTTGTTTACAGGTTTCACCATGAAACTCCTCATGTTTTCGATAGTTTTGGTAGTCACCGTGCTGGTTAGCACACCATTAGCCTCTAGGATATTTCAAAAATACAGCGGCAAAGTCAGTGAACCCGAAATAAAATTCATCTTTTTCGTGCTGGCATTGCTGGCTTATGCAGCCTTGTACGGCGGCAGCGAAGCGGTATTGCCGGCTTATATCCTGGGGATGGTCATGGCAGGTTTTTTTACTATGTACAAAGCAACACTTCACAAAATCCGGGCCATAATCTTCACGGCTTTTACGCCGTTCTACTTTATTAAAGCCGGTATTCTTGTTTCCTTTAACGCGTTGGTTGCGACGGCGGGAGCCATTTTAGTCTACCTGTTGTTTAAAACACTCGCAAAATTTATTGGAGTGCTGCCGACCACAAAATATTTTGGTTACGGCAAAAGACGGGGAATCTATACCACCCTTTTGATGAGCACCGGTTTAACTTTCGGCACGATCTCGTCCTTATATGGTTACACGCATCATTATATAACCAGGGATCAGTACAGCGTGCTGGTGGCCGCAGTAATCCTGAGCGCCGTTGTGCCGACTCTGATTGCCCAAAAGTTTTTTTATCCAATGCCTAATGGAAACGATAATGTGGATTAA